A portion of the Granulosicoccus antarcticus IMCC3135 genome contains these proteins:
- a CDS encoding polysaccharide pyruvyl transferase family protein, protein MWLREYDKNQEQIMIIEYCRTKNYNFGDDLNPWIWPRLLGDELLSRDDGIYLVGIGTLLTSKRLEVQLKDAKEVVIFSSGTWGDNAPALPENCKVYGVRGPRTAKRLGLSEDKAIGDGAYLLRKVDLPAVKQTNDIGFMPHHRSEQYIDWQTICDQLGIKFITAQQPVDDCLAQLRSCKRVITEAMHGAIVADAMRIPWTPVKFSPLFREDKWYDFAESMQLKLSFYPLPFINHQSMPFLKMVEVGSKKFISQTFNIKPKWQELIFNGFGKNSESTLELIESLKEVISLNKTCMSSDEVVESVTDKQYELVSKLKEDYKAS, encoded by the coding sequence TTGTGGTTACGTGAATACGACAAAAACCAAGAACAAATAATGATAATTGAATATTGCCGTACAAAGAACTACAACTTTGGGGATGACCTGAACCCATGGATATGGCCCAGGTTGTTGGGCGATGAATTACTGTCGAGAGATGACGGTATCTATCTGGTGGGTATCGGTACATTGCTGACCTCTAAAAGGTTAGAAGTGCAATTGAAGGATGCGAAAGAGGTTGTTATCTTCTCGTCGGGAACCTGGGGTGACAATGCGCCTGCTTTGCCTGAAAACTGCAAGGTGTACGGTGTTCGAGGGCCACGAACGGCAAAACGATTAGGTTTGTCTGAAGACAAGGCTATTGGTGATGGGGCCTATTTGTTGAGAAAGGTTGATCTGCCTGCTGTGAAGCAGACGAACGACATCGGCTTCATGCCTCACCATCGAAGTGAGCAATACATTGATTGGCAAACAATATGCGATCAGCTGGGTATAAAGTTCATTACAGCGCAACAGCCTGTTGATGATTGCCTAGCCCAGTTAAGAAGCTGTAAACGAGTCATTACAGAAGCCATGCACGGTGCCATTGTCGCTGATGCCATGCGAATTCCATGGACCCCTGTCAAGTTTTCACCTCTTTTTCGTGAAGATAAATGGTATGACTTTGCTGAAAGTATGCAGTTGAAGTTGTCTTTCTATCCATTGCCTTTTATCAACCATCAATCGATGCCCTTTTTGAAAATGGTCGAAGTAGGGAGCAAGAAATTCATTAGCCAGACTTTCAACATCAAGCCTAAGTGGCAAGAGTTGATTTTTAACGGGTTTGGAAAAAATTCTGAAAGCACGTTGGAATTGATTGAATCATTGAAAGAGGTGATTTCATTGAACAAGACGTGCATGAGTAGTGATGAGGTTGTTGAGTCTGTTACTGACAAGCAGTATGAGCTTGTGTCAAAACTCAAGGAAGACTACAAGGCGAGTTAG